The following proteins are co-located in the Triticum aestivum cultivar Chinese Spring chromosome 1A, IWGSC CS RefSeq v2.1, whole genome shotgun sequence genome:
- the LOC123109243 gene encoding uncharacterized protein, whose translation MEKVTQESEQQAWQGAVEALLPSTPAAAAWPHLASFCALHRYLSGVDVCERVAGEDGHPGCVRYVASRAAPAPGEEDQDQHEAAPAAIATWAREELLELDDAARRLSYAVVGSNMGFGRYVATMMVVEEETEAAGCKLVWEFECEPVQGWSRDGLVGYLETTVKSMAARIVEAAAD comes from the coding sequence ATGGAGAAGGTGACACAGGAGTCTGAGCAGCAGGCATGGCAGGGTGCGGTGGAGGCCCTCCTCCCGTCCACGCCCGCCGCCGCAGCGTGGCCCCACCTTGCCAGCTTCTGCGCGCTGCACCGGTATCTCTCCGGCGTCGACGTCTGCGAGCGCGTGGCCGGGGAGGACGGCCACCCTGGCTGCGTGCGCTACGTCGCCTCCCGCGCGGCGCCTGCGCCGGGAGAGGAGGACCAGGACCAGCACGAGGCGGCGCCTGCCGCGATCGCGACATGGGCCCGCGAAGAGCTGCTCGAGCTGGATGATGCCGCGCGCCGGCTGAGCTACGCCGTAGTTGGCAGCAACATGGGGTTCGGCCGCTACGTCGCCACCATGATGGTTGTCGAGGAGGAGACGGAGGCGGCGGGTTGCAAGCTCGTGTGGGAGTTCGAGTGCGAGCCTGTGCAGGGCTGGAGCAGGGACGGGCTCGTCGGCTACCTCGAGACCACCGTCAAGAGCATGGCTGCGCGGATCGTGGAGGCCGCCGCCGATTAA